A portion of the Streptomyces sp. NBC_00376 genome contains these proteins:
- a CDS encoding ATP-binding protein has protein sequence MISTLLVANRGEIACRIFRTCRALGIATVAVYSDADADALHVREADTAVRLPGAAPADTYLRGDLVVRAALAAGADAVHPGYGFLSENAGFARAVQDAGLLWVGPPAKAIELMASKTRAKGLMAAAGVPLLAPVDPERATADDLPLLLKAAAGGGGRGMRIVRELAELPAELTAAAAEAAAAFGDGEVFAEPYVERGRHVEVQVMADGHGGVWALGTRDCSLQRRHQKVIEEAPAPGLDDALQDRLHDAAVAAAHAVGYQGAGTVEFLLAADGRPYFLEMNTRLQVEHPVTEEVFGLDLVALQLRIAEGEPLPTTAPPAPHGHAVEARLYAEDPARDWQPQTGALHTFHVPDEPGLRLDTGYTDGDTIGVHYDPMLAKVVAHAPTRTEAVRLLARALERARIHGPVTNRELLVRSLRHPDFLAARLDTGFYDRHLDALAPAPAPADPGPRLAALAAALADAAARQHAAGPGPARFGAWRNISSQPRTKRYRAEPDGTEHEAAYRTTRTGPAPETGERVVATAPDRVTLETGDGLTRHYDIAVHGDKAYVDTATGSYTLTALPRFTDPTDRTEPGSLLAPMPGTVVRVADGLAEGAAVTAGQPLIWLEAMKMEHRILAPASGTLTALHAAPGLQVEVGTLLAVVQDVQEEPKR, from the coding sequence ATGATCAGCACCCTCCTCGTCGCCAACCGGGGCGAGATCGCCTGCCGGATCTTCCGCACCTGCCGGGCGCTCGGCATCGCCACCGTCGCGGTGTACTCCGACGCGGACGCCGACGCGCTCCACGTACGGGAGGCCGACACCGCCGTACGGCTGCCCGGCGCCGCCCCGGCCGACACCTACCTCCGCGGCGACCTCGTGGTGCGCGCCGCGCTCGCGGCCGGTGCCGACGCCGTCCACCCCGGCTACGGATTCCTCTCCGAGAACGCCGGATTCGCCCGCGCCGTGCAGGACGCCGGACTGCTCTGGGTGGGCCCGCCGGCCAAGGCCATCGAGCTGATGGCGTCCAAGACCCGGGCCAAGGGCCTGATGGCCGCCGCCGGGGTGCCGCTCCTCGCCCCCGTCGACCCGGAACGGGCCACCGCCGACGACCTGCCGCTGCTGCTCAAGGCGGCGGCGGGCGGCGGCGGACGCGGGATGCGGATCGTACGCGAACTCGCCGAACTGCCCGCTGAGTTGACGGCGGCAGCCGCGGAGGCGGCAGCCGCTTTCGGGGACGGCGAGGTCTTCGCCGAGCCGTACGTGGAACGCGGCCGGCACGTCGAGGTCCAGGTCATGGCCGACGGGCACGGCGGGGTCTGGGCGCTCGGCACCCGCGACTGCTCGCTCCAGCGACGCCACCAGAAGGTCATCGAGGAGGCCCCCGCCCCCGGACTCGACGACGCGCTGCAGGACCGGCTGCACGACGCCGCCGTGGCCGCCGCGCACGCCGTCGGCTACCAGGGAGCGGGCACCGTCGAGTTCCTGCTCGCCGCCGACGGACGCCCGTACTTCCTGGAGATGAACACCCGCCTCCAGGTCGAGCACCCCGTCACCGAAGAGGTCTTCGGCCTCGACCTCGTCGCCCTCCAGCTCCGCATCGCCGAAGGCGAACCACTGCCCACCACCGCACCCCCCGCACCGCACGGCCACGCCGTCGAGGCCCGCCTCTACGCCGAGGACCCCGCCCGCGACTGGCAGCCGCAGACCGGAGCACTGCACACCTTCCACGTACCCGACGAGCCAGGCCTCCGCCTCGACACCGGGTACACCGACGGCGACACCATCGGCGTCCACTACGACCCGATGCTCGCCAAGGTCGTCGCCCACGCCCCCACCCGCACCGAGGCCGTGCGCCTGCTCGCCCGCGCCCTGGAACGCGCCCGCATCCACGGCCCGGTCACCAACCGCGAGCTGCTCGTACGGTCCCTGCGCCACCCCGACTTCCTCGCCGCCCGCCTCGACACCGGGTTCTACGACCGCCACCTGGACGCCCTCGCCCCGGCCCCCGCCCCGGCCGATCCCGGACCCCGCCTCGCCGCCCTGGCCGCCGCCCTCGCCGACGCCGCCGCCCGGCAGCACGCAGCCGGCCCCGGACCGGCCCGCTTCGGCGCCTGGCGCAACATCTCCTCCCAGCCCCGGACCAAGCGCTACCGCGCCGAACCCGACGGCACCGAACACGAGGCCGCCTACCGCACCACCCGCACCGGCCCCGCCCCCGAGACCGGCGAACGCGTCGTCGCCACCGCCCCCGACCGCGTCACCCTCGAAACCGGCGACGGCCTCACCCGCCACTACGACATCGCCGTCCACGGCGACAAGGCGTACGTGGACACCGCCACCGGCTCGTACACCCTCACCGCCCTGCCCCGCTTCACCGACCCCACCGACCGCACCGAACCCGGCTCGCTGCTCGCCCCCATGCCCGGCACCGTCGTCCGCGTCGCGGACGGGCTCGCCGAAGGGGCGGCGGTCACGGCCGGACAGCCACTGATCTGGCTGGAGGCGATGAAGATGGAACACCGCATCCTCGCCCCCGCCTCCGGCACCCTCACCGCACTCCACGCCGCACCCGGCCTCCAGGTGGAGGTCGGCACCCTGCTCGCCGTCGTGCAAGACGTACAGGAGGAACCGAAGCGATGA
- a CDS encoding acyl-CoA carboxylase subunit beta → MTVLPTALDAASPEYAANRTAMLAKLDELAGEHTKAQAGGGEKYVARHRSRGKLPARERIELLIDEDTPFLELSPLAAWGSDYAVGASLITGIGVIEGVECLITANDPTVRGGASNPWTLKKALRANEIAFANRLPCVSLVESGGADLPSQKEIFIPGGALFRDITRLSAAGIPTVAVVFGNSTAGGAYVPGMSDHTVMIKERSKVFLGGPPLVKMATGEESDDESLGGAEMHARTSGLADHFAVDEQDALRQARRIVARLNWRKAHADPGPAEPPKYDEDELIGIVPGDLKVPFDPREVIARLVDGSDFDAFKPLYGTSLVTGWARLHGYPVGILANAQGVLFSEESQKAAQFIQLANQRDIPLLFLHNTTGYMVGKEYEQGGIIKHGAMMINAVSNSKVPHLSVLMGASYGAGHYGMCGRAYDPRFLFAWPSSKSAVMGPQQLAGVLSIVARASAAAKGQPYDDKAAEADAGLRAMVEQQIESESLPMFLSGRLYDDGVIDPRDTRTVLGMCLSAIHTAPVEGARGGFGIFRM, encoded by the coding sequence ATGACCGTCCTGCCCACCGCGCTCGACGCCGCGAGCCCCGAATACGCCGCCAACCGCACGGCCATGCTCGCCAAGCTCGACGAACTGGCCGGCGAGCACACCAAGGCGCAGGCGGGTGGCGGCGAGAAGTACGTGGCGCGGCACCGCTCGCGCGGCAAGCTGCCGGCCCGCGAGCGGATCGAGCTGCTGATCGACGAGGACACCCCGTTCCTGGAGCTGTCGCCGCTCGCGGCCTGGGGCAGTGATTATGCGGTCGGCGCCTCGCTCATCACCGGGATCGGGGTGATCGAGGGCGTGGAGTGCCTGATCACCGCCAACGACCCGACCGTACGCGGCGGCGCCTCCAACCCCTGGACACTGAAGAAGGCCCTGCGGGCCAACGAGATCGCCTTCGCCAACCGGCTGCCCTGCGTCAGCCTCGTCGAGTCGGGCGGTGCCGACCTTCCCTCGCAGAAGGAGATCTTCATCCCCGGCGGGGCGCTGTTCCGCGACATCACCCGGCTCTCCGCGGCCGGCATCCCGACCGTCGCCGTCGTCTTCGGCAACTCGACCGCGGGCGGGGCGTACGTCCCCGGCATGTCCGACCACACCGTCATGATCAAGGAACGGTCCAAGGTCTTCCTCGGCGGACCGCCCCTGGTGAAGATGGCGACCGGCGAGGAGAGCGACGACGAATCGCTCGGCGGCGCCGAGATGCACGCCCGCACCTCCGGGCTCGCCGACCACTTCGCCGTCGACGAACAGGACGCGCTGCGCCAGGCCCGCCGGATCGTCGCCCGCCTCAACTGGCGCAAGGCACACGCCGATCCGGGCCCCGCCGAGCCGCCCAAGTACGACGAGGACGAGCTGATCGGCATCGTGCCCGGCGACCTGAAGGTGCCCTTCGACCCCCGCGAGGTCATCGCCCGGCTCGTCGACGGCTCCGACTTCGACGCGTTCAAACCGCTGTACGGGACCAGCCTGGTCACCGGCTGGGCGAGGCTCCACGGCTACCCCGTCGGCATCCTTGCCAACGCGCAGGGCGTGCTGTTCAGCGAGGAGTCGCAGAAGGCCGCCCAGTTCATCCAGCTCGCCAACCAGCGCGACATCCCGCTGCTCTTCCTCCACAACACCACCGGCTACATGGTCGGCAAGGAGTACGAGCAGGGCGGCATCATCAAGCACGGCGCGATGATGATCAACGCGGTGTCGAACTCGAAGGTCCCGCACCTGTCCGTGCTGATGGGCGCCTCGTACGGGGCCGGGCACTACGGCATGTGCGGCAGGGCCTACGACCCGCGCTTCCTCTTCGCCTGGCCCAGCAGCAAGTCCGCCGTCATGGGCCCCCAGCAGCTCGCCGGGGTGCTCTCCATCGTCGCCCGCGCCTCCGCCGCCGCCAAGGGACAGCCATACGACGACAAGGCTGCCGAGGCCGACGCCGGACTGCGCGCCATGGTCGAGCAGCAGATCGAGTCCGAGTCACTGCCCATGTTCCTCTCCGGGCGGCTGTACGACGACGGCGTCATCGACCCGCGCGACACCAGGACCGTCCTCGGAATGTGCCTGTCCGCGATCCACACCGCCCCGGTCGAAGGCGCCCGCGGCGGCTTCGGCATCTTCCGGATGTGA
- a CDS encoding acyclic terpene utilization AtuA family protein, giving the protein MTAPLRIGNASGFYGDRFDAMREMLTGGPLDVLTGDYLAELTMLILGRSRLKDPTRGYATTFLRQLEEGLGLAHERGVKIVANAGGLNPAGLADAVRELAQKVGVPVRVAHVEGDSLTVPEGFLTANAYLGGAGIAACLAAGADIVVTGRVTDAALVTGPAAARFGWGPGDLDALAGAVVAGHVLECGTQATGGNYSFFRGHDLRRPGFPVAEIHADGSSVITKHDGTGGVVDLGTVTAQLLYETGGARYAGPDVTARLDTVRLTQDGPDRVRISGVRGEAPPPTLKVGLNRLGGWRNEVVFVLTGLDIEAKAQLVREQFADSLARSGAEPDEVRWELSRTDRADAATEETASALLRLVVRDQDQETVGRAVSGAAIELALGSYPGFHVTAPPGKGAPYGVFEARYVPAGEVPHIAVLPDGRRESLAPPATTQPLRDAAEPPLPAPLPDPGPTRPAPLGRIAGARSGDKGGDANVGVWAVDDDAWRWLAHELTVERFRELLPDTAGLTVVRHLLPNLRALNFTVHGLLGEGVAAQHRFDPQAKAVGEWLRSRHLPIPVSLLETVHAPEAHA; this is encoded by the coding sequence GTGACCGCACCACTGCGGATAGGCAACGCCTCCGGCTTCTACGGCGACCGCTTCGACGCCATGCGCGAGATGCTCACCGGCGGCCCCCTCGACGTCCTCACCGGGGACTACCTTGCCGAGCTGACCATGCTCATCCTCGGCCGGAGCAGGCTCAAGGACCCCACGCGCGGCTACGCCACCACCTTCCTGCGCCAGCTCGAAGAGGGCCTCGGGCTCGCCCACGAACGCGGGGTGAAGATCGTCGCCAACGCGGGCGGACTCAACCCGGCCGGACTGGCCGACGCCGTACGGGAGTTGGCCCAGAAGGTCGGCGTCCCCGTGCGCGTCGCCCATGTGGAGGGCGACAGCCTCACCGTGCCCGAGGGGTTCCTCACCGCCAATGCCTACCTCGGCGGCGCCGGGATCGCCGCCTGCCTCGCCGCGGGCGCGGACATCGTCGTCACCGGGCGGGTCACCGACGCGGCCCTCGTCACCGGCCCCGCCGCCGCCCGCTTCGGCTGGGGCCCCGGCGACCTGGACGCGCTCGCCGGGGCCGTCGTCGCCGGGCACGTCCTGGAGTGCGGCACCCAGGCCACCGGGGGCAACTACTCGTTCTTCCGGGGCCACGACCTGCGCCGGCCCGGCTTCCCCGTCGCCGAGATCCACGCCGACGGCTCGTCCGTCATCACCAAGCACGACGGCACCGGCGGCGTCGTCGACCTCGGCACCGTCACCGCCCAACTGCTGTACGAGACCGGCGGCGCCCGGTACGCCGGACCGGACGTCACCGCCCGGCTCGACACCGTACGGCTGACCCAGGACGGACCCGACCGGGTCAGGATCTCCGGCGTACGCGGCGAGGCCCCGCCACCCACACTCAAGGTCGGGCTGAACCGGCTCGGCGGCTGGCGCAACGAGGTCGTCTTCGTGCTCACCGGCCTCGACATCGAGGCCAAGGCCCAGCTGGTACGCGAACAGTTCGCGGACTCGCTCGCCCGCTCCGGCGCCGAACCCGACGAGGTGCGGTGGGAGCTGTCCCGGACCGACCGGGCCGACGCCGCCACCGAGGAGACCGCGAGCGCCCTGCTCCGGCTCGTCGTCCGCGACCAGGACCAGGAGACCGTCGGGCGCGCGGTCTCCGGTGCCGCGATCGAGCTGGCGCTCGGCAGCTACCCCGGCTTCCACGTCACCGCCCCGCCCGGCAAGGGCGCACCGTACGGGGTGTTCGAGGCCCGGTACGTACCGGCAGGCGAGGTCCCGCACATCGCGGTGCTCCCCGACGGACGGCGGGAGAGCCTGGCACCTCCCGCGACGACACAGCCGCTCCGGGACGCCGCGGAACCGCCGCTGCCCGCACCCCTGCCGGACCCCGGGCCCACCCGGCCCGCCCCGCTCGGCCGGATCGCGGGCGCCCGCAGCGGCGACAAGGGCGGGGACGCCAACGTGGGCGTGTGGGCCGTCGACGACGACGCCTGGCGGTGGCTGGCCCACGAGCTGACCGTCGAGCGGTTCCGGGAACTGCTGCCGGATACCGCCGGACTCACCGTCGTACGCCACCTCCTGCCGAACCTGCGCGCCCTGAACTTCACCGTCCACGGGCTGCTCGGCGAGGGCGTCGCCGCCCAGCACCGGTTCGACCCGCAGGCCAAGGCGGTGGGGGAGTGGCTGCGCTCCCGGCACCTGCCCATCCCCGTATCGCTGCTGGAGACCGTCCACGCACCGGAGGCGCACGCATGA
- a CDS encoding TIGR03084 family metal-binding protein: protein MPDVAAVIDDLRDESQELDALVRGLSAGQWAAPTPAPGWSIAHQIAHLTWTDEVALLAATDAEAFAGEVARAMEAPESFVDRGAEEIAAALAPEALLARWRTGRERLEAVLRKAPAGTRIPWYGPPMSVASMATARIMETWAHGQDIADALGVTRTPTARLRHVARIGVRARDYAYLVRGIKAPEEEFRVELEAPGHGPVVFGPEDAPQRVTGPLVDFCLLVTQRAHRDDLAVRAVGPDADQWLDIAQAFAGPAGPGRAPRGEGK from the coding sequence GTGCCCGATGTCGCAGCCGTGATCGACGACTTGCGCGATGAGAGCCAGGAACTCGACGCACTCGTACGGGGGTTGAGCGCCGGGCAGTGGGCCGCTCCGACCCCCGCCCCCGGCTGGAGCATCGCGCATCAGATCGCCCATCTCACCTGGACCGACGAGGTCGCGCTGCTGGCCGCCACCGATGCCGAGGCCTTCGCGGGGGAGGTGGCCAGGGCCATGGAGGCGCCCGAGTCCTTCGTCGACCGGGGCGCCGAGGAGATCGCCGCCGCCCTGGCCCCGGAGGCATTGCTCGCGCGGTGGCGGACCGGGCGGGAGCGGCTGGAGGCGGTGTTGCGCAAGGCCCCGGCGGGCACCCGCATCCCCTGGTACGGGCCGCCGATGAGCGTCGCGTCCATGGCGACCGCCCGGATCATGGAGACCTGGGCGCACGGCCAGGACATCGCCGACGCCCTCGGGGTCACCAGGACCCCCACCGCCCGGCTGCGGCACGTCGCCCGGATCGGGGTGCGGGCCCGCGACTACGCCTATCTGGTACGGGGGATCAAGGCGCCCGAGGAGGAGTTCCGGGTAGAGCTCGAAGCCCCGGGCCACGGACCGGTCGTCTTCGGGCCCGAGGACGCGCCGCAGCGGGTCACCGGCCCGCTCGTCGACTTCTGCCTGCTCGTCACCCAGCGCGCGCACCGCGACGACCTCGCAGTCCGGGCGGTCGGCCCCGACGCCGACCAGTGGCTCGACATCGCCCAGGCGTTCGCCGGGCCCGCCGGACCGGGCCGCGCACCCCGGGGAGAAGGCAAGTGA
- a CDS encoding GNAT family N-acetyltransferase, protein MDAIEIRRRRGADMKACIDALATVHEADRYPAAWPADPGSWLTPHGLLDAWVAVDGPTVLGHVALTRTEDVLAKKAGLPAVELASVARLFARAGARRRGVAGALLDAVTAAAAADGVRLVLEVEDGGTAAIALYERAGWRYVGSRTDDWTTADGRPARMHAYAAPAGPAGEPSGNR, encoded by the coding sequence ATGGACGCGATAGAGATCCGCCGCCGTCGCGGCGCCGACATGAAGGCGTGCATCGACGCACTGGCCACCGTGCACGAGGCGGACCGTTACCCGGCCGCGTGGCCGGCCGACCCGGGGAGCTGGCTCACCCCGCACGGGCTGCTCGATGCCTGGGTGGCCGTGGACGGCCCGACGGTGCTGGGGCATGTGGCGCTCACACGTACGGAGGATGTCCTGGCGAAGAAGGCCGGTCTGCCCGCGGTAGAACTGGCATCGGTCGCCCGGCTCTTCGCGCGCGCCGGGGCCCGCCGGCGCGGGGTGGCCGGCGCGTTGCTCGACGCGGTGACGGCGGCGGCAGCAGCCGACGGCGTGCGGCTCGTCCTGGAGGTCGAGGACGGCGGGACGGCCGCCATCGCCCTCTACGAACGCGCCGGGTGGCGTTACGTCGGCAGCCGCACCGACGACTGGACCACGGCCGATGGGCGTCCGGCCCGCATGCATGCGTACGCGGCCCCGGCCGGCCCGGCCGGGGAGCCCTCCGGGAACCGGTGA
- a CDS encoding EamA family transporter, which yields MNDQRSAAGAAAAMERAAAVAVPEAASALGDAAGPARPKGRGAALAPVALVVGGCLSVQFGSAVAVLLMPRAGALGVVTLRLAVAAIVLMAVCRPKLRGHSRADWGTVLTFGLAMGGMNTLFYQAADRIPLGAAVTLEVLGPLALSVFASRRLINLVWAGLALGGVVLLSGGGLDRLDPVGAAYALGAGAMWATYIVFSARTGRRFPQADGLALAMVVAAVLSLPLGIMESGSKLLVPSTIGLGAAVALLSSVLPYTLELMALRRLPAPTFAILMSLEPAIAAAAGFLILDQALTTTDALAIALVIGASMGAVRSQVRGVKSRNHT from the coding sequence GTGAACGACCAGCGCAGTGCAGCAGGGGCCGCTGCGGCCATGGAGCGGGCCGCAGCCGTCGCCGTACCCGAGGCGGCCTCCGCCCTGGGCGACGCGGCGGGCCCCGCACGCCCCAAGGGCCGGGGCGCGGCGCTCGCCCCGGTCGCGCTGGTGGTCGGCGGCTGTCTCTCCGTCCAGTTCGGCTCCGCGGTCGCGGTGCTGCTGATGCCCCGGGCCGGCGCGCTCGGCGTCGTCACCCTGCGCCTGGCCGTGGCCGCGATCGTCCTCATGGCTGTCTGCCGCCCGAAGCTGCGCGGCCACTCGCGCGCGGACTGGGGCACGGTCCTCACCTTCGGGCTGGCCATGGGCGGCATGAACACGCTCTTCTACCAGGCTGCCGACCGCATCCCGCTTGGCGCGGCCGTCACCCTGGAGGTGCTGGGGCCGCTCGCCCTCTCGGTGTTCGCCTCCCGCCGCCTGATCAACTTGGTCTGGGCCGGGCTCGCGCTGGGCGGCGTCGTGCTGCTGAGCGGCGGAGGGCTCGACCGCCTCGACCCGGTCGGCGCCGCCTACGCCCTGGGCGCCGGTGCCATGTGGGCGACGTACATCGTCTTCAGCGCCCGCACCGGCCGCCGCTTCCCCCAGGCGGACGGGCTGGCCCTGGCCATGGTCGTCGCGGCGGTGCTCTCGCTGCCCCTCGGCATCATGGAGTCGGGCTCGAAACTGCTGGTCCCGTCCACGATCGGGCTGGGCGCGGCGGTGGCGCTGCTGAGCTCGGTGCTTCCGTACACCCTCGAACTCATGGCGCTGCGCCGCCTGCCCGCGCCCACCTTCGCGATCCTGATGAGCCTGGAACCGGCGATCGCGGCCGCGGCCGGCTTCCTGATCCTGGACCAGGCCCTGACGACCACCGACGCGCTGGCGATCGCCCTCGTCATCGGGGCGAGCATGGGGGCGGTACGAAGCCAGGTCCGGGGCGTGAAGAGCCGCAACCACACCTGA
- a CDS encoding LysR family transcriptional regulator: MSMGRSGQSAGRGIEVRHLRAFLAVADEGNVTRAADRLRLTQPAVSRTLAALERHLGIRLVDRSTHHLVLTPEGVAFRDKAAAAVAAFDEALDPGGLRHWPLRLGHAWSAFGPYTTPLLRRWQELYPQTSLELLRIDDRTAGLTRGEVDAALLRGPVEAPGLVTEVLFDEDRVAAVAADGPLADRATLRLADLADETVVLNTVSGTTTVDLWPPGGRPTATLTVANTDDWLTAIAAGRGVGVSAASTAGMHPHSGVAYRPLVDAPSVPVLLARRDVPGHPALPALTALVHEILRQDTTDD; the protein is encoded by the coding sequence ATGAGCATGGGGCGTTCCGGACAAAGCGCTGGTCGCGGCATCGAAGTGCGGCATCTGCGTGCCTTTCTGGCCGTGGCCGACGAGGGCAACGTCACTCGCGCCGCCGACAGGCTCCGCCTCACACAGCCCGCGGTCTCCCGCACCCTCGCCGCCCTTGAGCGGCATCTCGGCATCCGCCTCGTCGACCGGTCCACCCACCATCTCGTCCTCACCCCCGAAGGCGTCGCCTTCCGGGACAAGGCCGCCGCCGCGGTCGCCGCCTTCGACGAGGCGCTCGACCCCGGCGGGCTGCGCCACTGGCCGCTGCGGCTCGGGCACGCCTGGTCGGCGTTCGGCCCGTACACCACACCGCTGCTGCGCCGCTGGCAGGAGCTGTACCCGCAGACCTCGCTCGAACTGCTGCGGATCGACGACCGCACCGCCGGGCTGACCCGGGGCGAGGTCGATGCCGCGCTGCTGCGGGGGCCCGTCGAGGCTCCCGGCCTCGTCACCGAGGTGCTGTTCGACGAGGACCGGGTGGCGGCGGTGGCGGCGGACGGCCCGCTCGCGGACCGCGCCACGCTCCGGCTCGCCGATCTGGCGGACGAGACCGTCGTCCTCAACACCGTCTCCGGCACCACCACCGTCGACCTGTGGCCGCCTGGCGGCCGGCCCACCGCCACTCTCACCGTCGCCAACACCGACGACTGGCTGACCGCCATCGCGGCGGGGCGCGGGGTCGGGGTCTCCGCCGCGTCCACCGCCGGCATGCATCCGCACTCCGGGGTCGCCTACCGCCCGCTGGTCGACGCCCCGTCCGTACCCGTCCTGCTCGCCCGGCGGGACGTCCCGGGGCATCCCGCGCTGCCGGCACTCACCGCCCTCGTCCACGAGATCCTGCGACAGGACACCACCGACGACTGA
- a CDS encoding helix-turn-helix transcriptional regulator, producing the protein MPRPTGRVLTLLELLQSGGTRTVAELADRLGVDGRTVRRYVEHLIDLDVPVESIRGRYGGYRLGPGYRLPPLMLAEDEALAVLLGLAAGRRAGLPGAGSTAGETASAKIRRVLPKHVAGRLAALLDSLAFTDPSRPAAAPAPVPDAEVLLTLADAVRHRRPVLLRYTDRSGHRSERTLHAYGIVAHEGRWYVTGADPGMGADPGTGEQRTFRLDRITDARPLPGSFEAPTDHDPARQLLAGFAAAEYRHEVVLRVRATVAQVRAHLPATVARVTELAPTADEGEQWLRVELRAERLDWLPPVLAALDRPFVIERPSELRALVTAFADRLASHALRTRRTPTT; encoded by the coding sequence ATGCCCCGCCCCACCGGCCGCGTCCTCACCCTGCTGGAGCTGCTCCAGTCCGGCGGCACCCGCACCGTGGCCGAACTGGCCGACCGGCTCGGCGTCGACGGCCGCACCGTGCGGCGGTACGTCGAGCACCTGATCGACCTCGACGTGCCCGTGGAATCGATCCGTGGCCGCTACGGCGGCTACCGGCTCGGCCCCGGCTACCGTCTGCCCCCGCTCATGCTCGCCGAGGACGAGGCGCTGGCCGTGCTGCTCGGCCTGGCCGCCGGCCGCCGGGCGGGGTTGCCCGGGGCGGGGAGCACGGCGGGTGAGACGGCGTCGGCCAAGATCCGGCGGGTGCTGCCCAAGCACGTGGCCGGCCGGCTCGCCGCGCTCCTCGATTCGCTCGCCTTCACCGACCCGTCCCGCCCCGCCGCGGCGCCCGCGCCGGTACCGGACGCGGAGGTCCTGCTCACCCTCGCCGACGCGGTGCGCCACCGCCGGCCGGTTCTCCTCCGGTACACCGATCGCTCCGGCCACCGCAGCGAACGCACGCTGCACGCCTACGGCATCGTCGCCCACGAGGGCCGGTGGTACGTCACCGGCGCGGACCCCGGAATGGGCGCGGACCCCGGAACCGGTGAGCAGCGGACCTTCCGGCTGGACCGCATCACGGACGCCAGGCCCCTGCCCGGCTCCTTCGAGGCGCCGACGGACCACGACCCGGCGCGGCAGCTGCTGGCGGGGTTCGCCGCCGCGGAGTACCGCCACGAGGTGGTGCTGCGGGTCCGGGCGACGGTCGCGCAGGTCCGCGCCCACCTGCCCGCGACCGTCGCCCGAGTGACGGAGCTCGCGCCCACGGCCGACGAGGGTGAGCAGTGGCTGCGGGTCGAGCTGCGGGCCGAGCGCCTCGACTGGCTGCCCCCGGTGCTCGCCGCGCTCGACCGGCCGTTCGTCATCGAGCGCCCGAGCGAACTCCGCGCCCTCGTCACCGCCTTCGCCGACCGCCTCGCCTCCCACGCCCTGCGAACCCGACGCACGCCGACTACCTGA
- a CDS encoding VOC family protein: MDFVSIRIITADVARLVDFYERTTGVPADRATEDFAELRLPHATLAIGSDRTVPLFAPGSARPAANSSVIIEFLVDDVDRIHRNLTGFVTGFVKEPTTMPWGNRALLFRDPDGNLVNFFTPVTPEAVERFASRRAS; encoded by the coding sequence ATGGATTTCGTTTCGATCCGCATCATCACCGCCGACGTCGCACGCCTCGTGGATTTCTACGAGCGGACCACCGGGGTGCCGGCCGACCGGGCCACCGAGGACTTCGCGGAGCTGCGCCTGCCCCACGCCACGCTCGCGATCGGCAGCGACCGCACCGTCCCGCTGTTCGCCCCGGGGTCGGCCCGGCCGGCGGCGAACAGCAGCGTCATCATCGAGTTCCTCGTCGACGACGTGGACCGCATCCACCGGAACCTGACCGGGTTCGTCACCGGCTTCGTCAAGGAGCCGACGACGATGCCGTGGGGCAACCGCGCGCTGCTGTTCCGCGACCCCGACGGAAACCTCGTCAACTTCTTCACGCCCGTCACTCCGGAGGCCGTCGAGAGGTTCGCGTCGCGCCGCGCCTCCTAG